The Natronolimnobius baerhuensis DNA segment CCGGTCGAGTCAAGTAGCTACCGGATACTGGCCACAGATATGCCGCTGATACCACCGGGTTGACGCTCCGTTTCGCCTCAGTCGTTCGCCTCGCCGGTCGACGCTCCCGGATCGGTCGTCTCGACTCGCTCGAGAATCCACTCGATTGCGTCATCGACGGCCGCTGCCTCGGTTCCGGAGACACGAATCCGACCCGGCCGTGTCTCACCGCGTGGATAGCTTCCAACGTCGACGTCGAACCGCTCGCTCACGCCCTCGAGCACGTCGTGTAAGGCACCTTCCGGCGCTGGCGTGTAGATCGTGCGTGCAGTGGCGGTCCCGTCGAACTCAGCCTCGACCGCGTGAAACATCGCTTTCATCTCGTCCGGAATCCCCGCAAAGACGTAGACGTCGTCGACCACACAGCCCGGTGCCCACGCCTCCTCGACGACGAGTGGTATCGCACCCGCAGGCAGCGAGGCCGCCGCCTCGAGATCGATCTCGAGGTCGTACTCAGCAACCAGTTCCGGGTTCTCCTCGCGGAAGATGGCCGCCTTCTCGAGGAGTCCGTCGTGGATCGAGTCATCGACGACGAGGTCGCGGTTCAGGCCGTCCGCAACGCCTTCGACGGTGACGTCGTCCGGCGTGCCGCCGATGCCGCCGGTGACGATGATGGCGTCGAACGCGTCATCTGCGTGCCAGCGCGCGACGTAGTCGGCAATGAGGTCGCGCTCGTCGGGAATCGTCAGAATCCGCGTGACGGTGCTGCCGCGGTCGGTGAGTTGACTCGCCAGCCAGGCAGCGTTCGTGTTGGTCGTCGTTCCGGCCAGCAGTTCGTCGCCGACGGTGATGATCGCGACGTTCATAGCAGTTGTTGGAAGCGCGGTTAGTTAGCCGTGGTGCTCGTCGCTGCCAGCCTCGAGCCCCTCGCGTTCACGGAGGCGGGCGATTCGCGCTGCAAGCGGCGGGCGTGTCGACAGCCAGTTCCGGTCATCGGGGTCGCCAAGATCGACGCCCGCGGCCGTCGCGCCCCGCTCGAACGCATCAGCGAGTGTTGTGGCTCCAACTCGCTCGGCGGCACGCGTATCGGTATACCAGCGAACGCGCCGAGCAAACGCGAATACAGCAATGACGAGTACGGCAGTCGTCCCTGCCCCGGCGAGCAGCGATATCGAGCCGCCCACGCCAGCGAGCAGCGGTGCGGTCGCGCAAACGAAGAGTGACCCAATGAGTACTGTCCAATAGTGCACCGCCTGCTCGCGAGTGGCTGCAAGCATTCCTACCAGCGTCTCATCCTCGAGCGAGGTGAGTGCGGCCTCGCCGACGAATAGGACGCGGCCGCCGGGAGCGCCGACCAGATCGACAGTCACGTATTGGTCGCCGCCCTCGAGGATGCGGAGAGCACGTGGCTCGAGATTCACACGCTCGAGCAGGGGTGAGAGCCGTTCACGCTCAGCGTCGGTGGGGGCTCGAGTGCTGCCTGTCAGTGTCTGGACGACAGGGGATGCGATCCAGAGTGCAACAACAAACGCGAGCAGAATCGCAACGATGCCACCCGTCCCGGCACGGATCGCCGGGCCGGTGAAC contains these protein-coding regions:
- a CDS encoding competence/damage-inducible protein A; amino-acid sequence: MNVAIITVGDELLAGTTTNTNAAWLASQLTDRGSTVTRILTIPDERDLIADYVARWHADDAFDAIIVTGGIGGTPDDVTVEGVADGLNRDLVVDDSIHDGLLEKAAIFREENPELVAEYDLEIDLEAAASLPAGAIPLVVEEAWAPGCVVDDVYVFAGIPDEMKAMFHAVEAEFDGTATARTIYTPAPEGALHDVLEGVSERFDVDVGSYPRGETRPGRIRVSGTEAAAVDDAIEWILERVETTDPGASTGEAND
- a CDS encoding M48 family metalloprotease, with protein sequence MSLLATAVFWLALVGVLALAAGVSFVVGSLYGLFARHSDDETAARGATLLAVSLAAIVGIASWVFIPAGLEVTTTLEGDGVLESITGALVSGLAAGVVGATTIAGLGRRYPEFPGIESPWRAGRRYGRYLAVILAIVFLFVAFTGPAIRAGTGGIVAILLAFVVALWIASPVVQTLTGSTRAPTDAERERLSPLLERVNLEPRALRILEGGDQYVTVDLVGAPGGRVLFVGEAALTSLEDETLVGMLAATREQAVHYWTVLIGSLFVCATAPLLAGVGGSISLLAGAGTTAVLVIAVFAFARRVRWYTDTRAAERVGATTLADAFERGATAAGVDLGDPDDRNWLSTRPPLAARIARLREREGLEAGSDEHHG